One part of the Deltaproteobacteria bacterium genome encodes these proteins:
- a CDS encoding type II toxin-antitoxin system Phd/YefM family antitoxin — translation MRHHILSVTEAKFRLLELARSLEEEGRSFVLTKNGLAVGALIPIEDYEALEETLYIL, via the coding sequence ATGAGACATCATATTCTATCTGTTACAGAAGCGAAATTCAGGCTCTTGGAACTTGCCCGCTCGTTGGAAGAGGAAGGCCGTTCCTTTGTGCTGACCAAAAACGGACTTGCTGTAGGCGCTCTGATACCCATTGAGGATTATGAGGCTCTGGAAGAGACCCTTTATATTCTTTGA
- the serB gene encoding phosphoserine phosphatase SerB, with protein sequence MKKGLPSQEILLLSVRGRDVPGITSKLTSLIAQDKKAKILDIEQTVVHKKLLLSILLGFPGTNSDKSPLLKDLLFAANELGVDLNFEVFDPSLMGEENRHHQYVITCLGEDVGAYPLSQIAKALAHRGVNIDKITKLALRSISAVELIAHTRKVLDPKILTRELLALSNQIGVDIAIQKHDLLRRAKRLVVMDMDSTLIQNEVIDALAEQSGVFKKVSEITHQVMNGKLVFSQSLKKRVRLLKGLKLKDLDYVYRHLKLTSGAPKLLKVLKQLGYKIALVSGGFTYFTEKLKKDLGFDYAFANQLEIKNGEVTGNVLGPIVDAKRKALILETIAQGEKISLDQTIAIGDGANDILMLTKAGLGIAFQAKPYVRERAHYSISKHTTLDSILYLLGISEREVESLSR encoded by the coding sequence ATGAAAAAAGGTTTGCCAAGTCAGGAAATTTTGTTGCTCTCCGTGCGCGGACGCGATGTTCCCGGCATTACTTCCAAATTAACTTCTCTCATCGCTCAAGATAAAAAAGCTAAAATTCTGGATATCGAACAAACGGTTGTTCATAAGAAACTGCTTTTGTCGATTTTACTTGGTTTCCCGGGCACCAACTCCGACAAATCTCCCCTGCTTAAAGATCTTCTTTTCGCCGCAAACGAATTGGGTGTCGATTTGAATTTCGAAGTTTTTGACCCTTCCCTGATGGGGGAAGAAAACAGACATCATCAATATGTCATCACCTGTTTGGGTGAAGATGTCGGTGCGTACCCGCTAAGCCAGATAGCAAAAGCTTTGGCCCACCGCGGTGTCAATATCGACAAAATCACAAAACTGGCATTGCGCAGTATCAGCGCCGTGGAACTCATTGCCCACACAAGAAAAGTGCTTGACCCAAAAATTCTCACGCGCGAACTGCTGGCGCTCAGCAATCAGATTGGTGTCGATATCGCCATTCAGAAACACGATCTTTTGCGCCGTGCAAAACGTCTGGTGGTAATGGACATGGATTCGACTCTCATTCAGAATGAAGTGATTGACGCTCTGGCCGAACAGTCAGGAGTTTTCAAAAAAGTTTCCGAGATCACTCATCAGGTCATGAACGGAAAATTGGTTTTTTCGCAAAGTCTGAAAAAAAGAGTCCGGCTTTTAAAAGGATTGAAACTAAAAGATCTCGATTATGTTTATCGTCATCTGAAACTTACATCCGGCGCTCCAAAACTTTTGAAGGTCTTGAAACAACTCGGATACAAAATCGCATTGGTCAGCGGCGGCTTCACCTATTTTACGGAAAAACTCAAAAAAGATTTGGGCTTTGATTACGCCTTCGCCAATCAACTTGAAATTAAAAATGGTGAAGTAACCGGAAATGTGTTGGGGCCGATTGTCGATGCCAAACGAAAGGCACTCATTCTGGAAACGATTGCACAGGGAGAAAAAATTTCTCTCGATCAGACCATTGCGATTGGCGATGGAGCGAACGATATTTTGATGCTGACTAAAGCAGGATTGGGAATTGCCTTCCAAGCCAAGCCTTACGTACGTGAGCGGGCACACTACTCCATCTCAAAACACACAACCCTTGATTCGATTCTCTATTTGCTGGGGATCTCTGAAAGGGAAGTTGAAAGTTTGTCGAGATAG
- the tatA gene encoding twin-arginine translocase TatA/TatE family subunit, producing MRIGWTEILVILALVLLLFGPKRLPDLARSLGQSLKEFKKGTKGLMSDDNESDKSDDSDDKKKPGKDK from the coding sequence GTGCGTATCGGTTGGACAGAAATACTTGTCATTCTTGCTTTGGTTCTTCTTTTGTTTGGTCCAAAGCGACTCCCTGATTTGGCCAGATCCTTGGGCCAGAGTCTTAAGGAATTTAAAAAGGGGACAAAGGGTTTGATGAGCGACGACAACGAATCGGACAAATCAGACGACTCGGACGATAAAAAAAAACCCGGTAAAGATAAGTAA
- a CDS encoding FKBP-type peptidyl-prolyl cis-trans isomerase: protein MKAMALLASLFLTAAAVNTITTKSGLKYQDTKIGAGETTVSGQMVAVQYTGWLNNKGAKGKKFDSSYDHGQPFTFPLGAGQVIKGWDEGVLGMKVGGKRTLLIPSKLGYGASGAGSDIPPNADLIFDVELLAVKN, encoded by the coding sequence ATGAAAGCAATGGCATTACTGGCATCTCTGTTTTTGACTGCGGCCGCGGTCAACACAATCACAACAAAAAGCGGCTTGAAATATCAGGATACAAAAATTGGCGCGGGAGAGACCACCGTTTCCGGCCAAATGGTTGCTGTCCAATACACCGGCTGGCTTAACAATAAAGGGGCAAAAGGGAAAAAATTCGATAGTTCCTATGATCACGGACAACCTTTCACTTTTCCGTTGGGTGCAGGACAAGTCATCAAAGGTTGGGATGAAGGCGTCCTAGGCATGAAGGTCGGCGGCAAACGAACTCTTTTGATTCCATCCAAACTGGGATACGGGGCAAGTGGAGCAGGCAGTGACATCCCACCCAATGCGGATCTCATCTTCGATGTGGAGTTGTTGGCTGTCAAAAATTAA
- a CDS encoding cold-shock protein gives MSQKKKGTVKWFNDSKGFGFITPEDGGNDLFVHYTSIQDEGYKSLAEGQQVEFTVGQGPKGAHATEVVKVS, from the coding sequence ATGTCCCAGAAGAAAAAAGGAACCGTAAAATGGTTCAATGATAGCAAGGGTTTTGGCTTCATCACCCCGGAAGATGGTGGAAACGATTTATTCGTTCACTACACCAGCATCCAAGATGAAGGCTACAAGTCTCTCGCCGAAGGGCAACAGGTCGAATTTACAGTCGGCCAAGGCCCCAAAGGTGCCCATGCTACCGAAGTCGTGAAAGTATCTTAA
- a CDS encoding peptidase M3A and M3B thimet/oligopeptidase F: MPKNNQKISPETFIQEMTDTVEPLNKKLCQLYWQLATTGEENAARELAETEKKLKLLFSNPDQFAELKQWKRKEIKDPLIARQIETLIKSYIPNQLDEKTISDLVERQTEIENIFNNFRTELDGKKITNNDIKDILKKEKNEDTRKKAWEASKQISKEVSDMVLELTKRRNKAAQKLGFVNHFEMSLGLQDLNSRWLLNLFFKLKQDTEKTFSQKIGDLHKKLANYYETIPEKIRPWHYEDPFSQETPAQGAFNLDPYIQNQDIVKVCREFYQGIDLDISDILERSDLFEKTGKNQHAFCICMDKRKDVRVLCNIRPNTYWSSTMLHELGHAAYSKNIDAELPYFLRDEAHLLTTEAIAMLMERMLRHPEWLEKMMRVSKEEVQKITPALWNQLALDKLITARWVMVVTNFEKALYSNPDQDLNGLWWKLVKEFQLISKPEGRDYPDWAAKIHISTIPVYYQNYLLGELFAAQIADTLEKEALKKPLREVSFCNNSNVGKLLKDRLFKMGSKWRWDKLVPHVTHRALDQQSFVRQFCS; encoded by the coding sequence ATGCCCAAAAACAATCAAAAAATTTCGCCCGAAACATTTATACAAGAGATGACCGATACTGTTGAACCCCTGAATAAGAAGCTCTGCCAGCTCTATTGGCAGTTGGCTACAACGGGTGAAGAAAATGCGGCTCGCGAACTTGCTGAAACCGAGAAAAAATTGAAACTGCTGTTTTCCAATCCCGATCAATTCGCGGAACTCAAACAATGGAAACGGAAAGAAATAAAAGATCCTCTGATCGCCCGGCAAATTGAAACTCTCATCAAATCCTACATCCCCAATCAACTTGATGAAAAAACGATTTCCGATTTGGTAGAGCGCCAAACCGAAATTGAAAACATCTTCAACAATTTTCGAACGGAATTGGATGGAAAAAAAATCACCAACAATGACATCAAGGACATCCTGAAAAAGGAAAAAAACGAAGACACCCGGAAAAAGGCGTGGGAAGCGAGCAAGCAGATTTCCAAAGAGGTTTCGGACATGGTCCTTGAACTCACAAAAAGAAGAAACAAGGCGGCTCAGAAATTGGGATTTGTGAACCACTTTGAAATGTCATTGGGATTACAGGATTTGAATAGCAGATGGCTTTTAAATCTTTTTTTTAAACTCAAACAGGATACGGAAAAAACTTTTTCCCAAAAAATTGGTGATCTCCACAAAAAATTGGCGAACTACTATGAAACCATCCCGGAAAAAATCCGCCCATGGCATTATGAAGATCCTTTTAGTCAGGAGACGCCTGCACAGGGCGCGTTCAATCTCGATCCGTATATTCAAAATCAGGATATCGTTAAAGTTTGTCGCGAATTTTATCAGGGAATCGATCTGGATATTTCCGATATTTTGGAGCGAAGTGATCTTTTTGAAAAAACGGGCAAAAACCAGCACGCCTTCTGCATCTGCATGGATAAAAGAAAGGATGTTCGCGTCTTGTGCAATATTCGTCCCAATACTTATTGGTCTTCTACGATGTTGCATGAGTTGGGGCACGCCGCTTATTCCAAAAATATCGATGCGGAACTTCCCTATTTTTTAAGAGATGAAGCGCACTTGCTGACAACAGAAGCCATCGCGATGTTGATGGAACGCATGCTAAGACATCCTGAATGGCTTGAAAAAATGATGCGAGTTTCAAAAGAAGAAGTGCAAAAAATAACGCCGGCGCTTTGGAACCAACTGGCACTGGACAAATTGATTACGGCACGTTGGGTTATGGTGGTTACGAATTTTGAAAAAGCCCTCTACAGCAATCCCGATCAGGATTTAAACGGGCTTTGGTGGAAACTCGTGAAAGAATTTCAGTTGATCTCAAAACCGGAGGGAAGAGATTATCCCGATTGGGCCGCAAAAATCCATATCTCAACCATACCGGTCTACTATCAAAATTATCTTTTGGGAGAACTTTTCGCCGCGCAAATTGCAGATACTCTTGAAAAAGAAGCGCTCAAAAAACCTCTTCGGGAAGTTTCTTTTTGTAATAATTCCAATGTCGGAAAACTTTTAAAGGACCGTCTTTTCAAGATGGGATCCAAATGGAGATGGGACAAACTGGTCCCACACGTAACGCATCGTGCATTGGACCAACAAAGTTTTGTCAGGCAATTTTGTTCCTGA